One Amycolatopsis thermophila DNA segment encodes these proteins:
- a CDS encoding Rv3235 family protein, translating into MTRTRLRPLHPYEPNRGAAPPVFVPEQGGSRLARMRGRAGRPLELRHARAVLTAILEARSGRRSPSQLRPVLTPRMYHHLRAAPPSQGPRYTVKSVRASDSGPGVIEVCGTAHADQRASAVMAKFEHSETGWRCSFFALVQPQPRR; encoded by the coding sequence GTGACGAGGACACGGCTGCGGCCGCTCCACCCGTACGAACCGAACCGGGGTGCGGCACCGCCCGTGTTCGTGCCGGAACAGGGCGGATCGCGGCTGGCCCGGATGCGCGGCCGCGCGGGGCGGCCGCTGGAGCTGCGGCACGCACGAGCGGTGCTCACGGCGATCCTGGAGGCCCGCTCCGGACGGCGATCGCCGTCCCAGCTGCGGCCGGTGCTCACCCCGCGGATGTACCACCACCTGCGGGCCGCGCCCCCGTCGCAGGGCCCGCGGTACACGGTGAAGTCCGTCCGTGCGAGCGACAGCGGGCCCGGCGTGATCGAAGTCTGCGGCACCGCCCACGCCGACCAGCGGGCGTCCGCGGTGATGGCGAAGTTCGAGCATTCCGAGACAGGGTGGAGGTGCAGCTTCTTCGCCCTGGTGCAGCCCCAGCCGCGCCGCTGA
- a CDS encoding HAD-IA family hydrolase — MLRGLVLDYAGVLTDPEAADLLDAVDTLRHRGIRTALLSNADGSRGGLARHFDALVFSGEVGIAKPDPRVFRLTAERLGLPATGCVMVDDSRANIDGATAAGMVGVHHTSVPDTLAELSALFPA, encoded by the coding sequence ATGCTGCGGGGCCTGGTATTGGACTACGCCGGTGTGCTCACCGATCCGGAAGCCGCCGACCTGCTCGACGCCGTCGACACCCTGCGGCACCGCGGCATCCGCACCGCGCTGCTGTCCAATGCGGACGGCAGCCGCGGCGGCCTCGCCCGCCACTTCGACGCGCTCGTCTTCTCCGGCGAGGTCGGCATCGCCAAACCGGACCCCCGCGTCTTCCGCCTCACCGCCGAGCGCCTCGGCCTGCCGGCCACCGGTTGCGTCATGGTCGACGACTCCCGGGCCAACATCGACGGCGCCACCGCCGCCGGCATGGTCGGCGTCCACCACACCTCGGTGCCGGACACCCTCGCCGAGCTCAGCGCCCTGTTCCCCGCCTGA
- a CDS encoding TrmH family RNA methyltransferase: MREPTVSPKDRFLTVYGRKPVLEALDDPELRVDKVILADTARGPAAAEIQRAARAAGVPVQRASAHRVKVLAGNGKQDQGVLADVVAPRMRPLSAALADAPARVLLLDGITTPANVGMILRTATAAGLGGIVVPRRGVAALDPLVVKASAGVAFRAPVLRCATAAEAASMLAEAGYGLYALGAQGGPSLFEAALPERAAFVLGGETAGVSEEVASRVTGWLSIPMPGEVESLNVSAAAAVLCFELVRRGTGR, from the coding sequence GTGCGCGAACCCACCGTCTCCCCCAAGGACCGGTTCCTGACCGTCTACGGGCGCAAACCGGTCCTGGAAGCTCTCGACGACCCGGAGCTGCGGGTGGACAAGGTCATCCTCGCCGACACCGCCCGCGGGCCGGCCGCGGCGGAGATCCAGCGGGCGGCGCGGGCGGCGGGCGTGCCGGTGCAGCGGGCGAGCGCGCACCGGGTGAAGGTGCTGGCCGGCAACGGCAAGCAGGACCAGGGTGTGCTGGCGGACGTGGTCGCGCCCCGGATGCGGCCGCTGAGCGCGGCACTGGCCGACGCGCCGGCCCGGGTGCTGCTGCTCGACGGCATCACCACACCGGCGAACGTCGGGATGATCCTGCGCACCGCGACGGCGGCCGGTCTGGGCGGCATCGTCGTGCCCCGGCGAGGGGTGGCGGCGCTGGATCCGCTGGTCGTGAAGGCGTCGGCGGGCGTGGCGTTCCGCGCGCCGGTCCTGCGGTGCGCGACGGCGGCCGAGGCGGCATCCATGCTGGCCGAGGCTGGATACGGGTTGTATGCACTTGGTGCACAGGGTGGTCCGTCGCTGTTCGAAGCGGCGCTGCCGGAGCGGGCGGCGTTCGTGCTCGGCGGGGAGACGGCGGGGGTGAGCGAGGAGGTCGCGTCCCGGGTGACGGGTTGGCTGTCGATCCCGATGCCGGGCGAGGTCGAGTCGCTGAACGTGTCCGCGGCCGCGGCGGTGCTGTGCTTCGAGCTGGTCAGGCGGGGAACAGGGCGCTGA